One Lemur catta isolate mLemCat1 chromosome 15, mLemCat1.pri, whole genome shotgun sequence genomic window carries:
- the LRRC3C gene encoding leucine-rich repeat-containing protein 3C → MTSSSFVSYSTPGLCQSVAMLPPASHLLSLLLVIGTGGTVPSPRVPPRGCYVAEEDGERTFRCSQAGLSAVPTGIPNDTRKLYLDANQLASVPAGAFQHLPVLEELDLSHNALAHLSGAAFQGLAGTLRHLDLSANQLASVPVEAFVGLQIQVNLSANPWHCDCALQEVLRQVRLAPGTGTGIVCGPGARPDLVGQEFLLLAREEELCGVGRGGARRGTDVALLVTMGGWLTLVVAYLVHYVWQNRDETRRSLKQGPVLPVRATLSTVEVSSTLSTVV, encoded by the coding sequence ATCCTACTCCACTCCAGGACTATGCCAATCTGTGGCCATGCTCCCACCAGCCAGTCACCTCCTGTCCCTCCTGCTGGTGATAGGCACAGGTGGTACCGTGCCCAGCCCCCGGGTGCCTCCCCGGGGCTGCTACGTGGCGGAGGAAGACGGTGAGCGGACATTCCGCTGCAGCCAGGCGGGCCTGAGCGCTGTGCCCACCGGCATCCCCAACGACACCCGCAAGCTCTACCTGGATGCCAACCAGCTGGCATCAGTGCCAGCTGGTGCCTTCCAGCACCTGCCTGTCCTGGAGGAGCTGGATCTGTCCCATAACGCCCTTGCCCACCTCTCGGGGGCTGCTTTCCAGGGCCTGGCGGGCACTCTGCGCCACCTCGACCTCTCTGCCAACCAGCTGGCCTCAGTGCCCGTGGAGGCCTTCGTGGGGCTGCAGATCCAAGTGAACCTGTCTGCCAACCCGTGGCACTGCGACTGTGCCCTCCAGGAGGTGCTCAGGCAGGTGAGGCTGGCGCCGGGCACCGGGACAGGCATCGTGTGTGGCCCAGGAGCGCGCCCAGACCTCGTGGGGCAGGAGTTCCTGCTGCTGGCCCGGGAGGAAGAGctgtgtggggtggggcggggtggggcccGGAGGGGCACAGACGTGGCCCTGCTGGTCACCATGGGGGGCTGGCTGACGCTGGTGGTGGCTTATCTGGTTCACTACGTGTGGCAGAACCGGGATGAGACCCGGCGCTCCCTCAAGCAGGGCCCCGTGCTGCCCGTGCGCGCCACCCTCAGCACAGTGGAGGTGTCCTCCACCCTGAGCACGGTGGTCTGA